In one Lolium rigidum isolate FL_2022 chromosome 3, APGP_CSIRO_Lrig_0.1, whole genome shotgun sequence genomic region, the following are encoded:
- the LOC124695176 gene encoding trans-cinnamate:CoA ligase, peroxisomal-like — protein MDQLQKRPANYVPLSPITFLPRANAVYGDRTSVVYGRVRFTWRQTHERCRRLASSLVRTLGLRRNDVVSVLAPNVPAMYEMHFAVPMAGAVLNTVNTRLDAKAVAAILRHADAKLFFVDWEYVRLASDALQIIADSGAPVPLVAVIDDLDRPTGVRLGELEYEALVAHGDPNVELPQLEDEWDAVTLNYTSGTTSAPKGVVYSHRGAYLSTTSLLMAWEMGAEPVYLWTLPMFHCNGWTFTWGVAARGGVNVCIRENRPAEVYRAIKRNNVTHMCCAPVVFNILLEGGGDTARLGAPVHVLTGGAPPPAALLERVERIGFHITHAYGLTEATGPALACEWRAQWDKLPLSDRARLKARQGVSVLSLADADVVTDDAKMARVPHPHDGKSLGEIVLRGSSVMKGYLNNPEANEAAFRGGWFMTGDVGVVHPDGYIEIKDRSKDVIISGGENICSKEVEEVLFRHPDVADAAVVAMPHPHWGETPCAFVVARNKAAGVCEDDVMAFCRKHMAHFMVPKKVVVYDVLPRNALGKVEKVKLRDEARKLAPPAQKTKATKATKTTVSGGRRSEQPVAHVMAMSRL, from the coding sequence ATGGACCAGCTCCAGAAGCGCCCGGCCAACTACGTGCCCCTgagccccatcaccttcctgcccCGCGCCAATGCCGTCTACGGCGACCGCACCTCCGTCGTCTACGGCCGCGTGCGCTTCACCTGGCGCCAGACGCACGAACGCTGCCGCCGCCTCGCCTCCTCCCTCGTCCGCACCCTCGGCCTCCGCCGGAACGACGTCGTCTCCGTCCTCGCCCCCAACGTGCCCGCCATGTACGAGATGCACTTCGCCGTCCCCATGGCCGGCGCCGTCCTCAACACCGTCAACACCCGCCTCGACGCCAAGGCCGTCGCCGCCATCCTCCGCCACGCCGACGCCAAgctcttcttcgtcgactgggagtACGTGCGCCTCGCCAGCGACGCGCTGCAGATCATCGCCGACTCCGGCGCGCCCGTCCCGCTCGTCGCCGTCATCGACGACCTCGACCGCCCCACCGGGGTCCGGCTCGGGGAGCTCGAGTACGAGGCGCTCGTCGCGCACGGCGACCCCAACGTGGAGCTCCCGCAGCTTGAGGACGAGTGGGACGCCGTCACGCTCAACTACACCTCCGGCACCACGTCAGCCCCGAAAGGCGTCGTCTACAGCCACCGCGGCGCCTACCTCAGCACCACCAGCCTGCTCATGGCCTGGGAGATGGGCGCCGAGCCCGTCTACCTCTGGACGCTCCCCATGTTCCACTGCAACGGCTGGACCTTCACCTGGGGCgtcgccgcccgcggcggcgtcaACGTCTGCATCCGCGAGAACCGCCCCGCCGAGGTGTACCGCGCCATCAAACGCAACAACGTCACCCACATGTGCTGCGCGCCCGTGGTCTTCAACATCCTGCTAGAGGGCGGCGGCGACACCGCGCGGCTCGGCGCGCCGGTGCACGTACTCACCGGCGGAGCCCCACCGCCAGCCGCTTTACTGGAGCGCGTCGAGCGCATCGGGTTCCACATCACCCACGCCTACGGCCTCACGGAGGCCACCGGGCCCGCGCTCGCCTGCGAGTGGCGCGCGCAGTGGGACAAGCTCCCGCTCTCGGACCGCGCGCGCCTCAAGGCCCGCCAGGGCGTCAGCGTGCTCTCCCTCGCCGACGCCGACGTCGTCACCGACGACGCCAAGATGGCCAGGGTGCCGCACCCGCACGACGGGAAGTCCCTCGGCGAGATCGTGCTCCGCGGCAGCAGCGTCATGAAGGGCTACCTCAACAACCCCGAGGCCAACGAGGCGGCGTTCCGGGGCGGCTGGTTCATGACGGGCGACGTGGGCGTCGTGCACCCGGACGGCTACATCGAGATCAAGGACAGGTCGAAGGACGTCATCATCTCCGGCGGCGAGAACATCTGCAgcaaggaggtggaggaggtcctcTTCCGCCACCCCGACGTGGccgacgccgccgtcgtcgccatgcCGCACCCGCACTGGGGCGAGACGCCCTGCGCCTTCGTCGTCGCCAGGAACAAGGCGGCCGGGGTCTGCGAGGACGACGTCATGGCCTTCTGCCGCAAACACATGGCGCACTTCATGGTGCCCAAGAAGGTGGTGGTCTACGACGTGCTCCCGAGGAACGCGCTCGGCAAGGTCGAGAAGGTCAAGCTGCGGGACGAGGCACGGAAGCTGGCGCCGCCGGCGCAGAAGACCAAGGCGACCAAGGCCACCAAGACGACGGTCAGCGGTGGGCGCCGGAGCGAGCAGCCGGTGGCGCATGTCATGGCCATGTCAAGGCTATAG